The proteins below come from a single Eucalyptus grandis isolate ANBG69807.140 chromosome 3, ASM1654582v1, whole genome shotgun sequence genomic window:
- the LOC104439641 gene encoding stemmadenine O-acetyltransferase: MAMKVEAVSAESIKPSSPTPSHHREFKFCLLDQLAPPFYVPAILFYSAPDDKAALDSASVSGNLKTSLSQALSLFYPLGGRVKGNAAIDCSDDGALYLEAKAHFELSEVLSNPDINQLQKFLPFSPYRVIPNIEEQVILGVQFTFFNCGGIAIGICISHKIADGASVSAFLAAWSEIAVNGVDGEANLKTPFLKASEIFPPKDINFQMPSGVISREKLLTKMFRFDGESLGRLRARFGSTAPTRVEAVTALIWKSAVEAAGKRPDWTKKYPPSSAVTHVVNIRSRIRPQPLPENALGNLWQSVVAPLIDTNKGVELQDFAGSLRKSIRAIDGEYLSVLQGERGLAKAYESLTAARKLAESSAGKMELYGFSSWVKFPFYEVDFGLGRPTWVCTTGLPIGNMVFLMGTRCGDGIEAWITLHENDMIEFERNDELLQFISLSL; this comes from the coding sequence atGGCCATGAAAGTTGAGGCTGTTTCCGCAGAAAGCATCAAGCCTTCCTCTCCAACTCCATCTCACCACAGGGAGTTCAAGTTCTGCCTCCTTGACCAGCTGGCTCCTCCGTTTTACGTTCCAGCCATCCTGTTCTACTCAGCTCCCGATGACAAGGCAGCGCTGGACTCTGCCTCGGTGTCAGGAAACTTGAAAACTTCGCTCTCGCAGGCACTTTCCCTCTTCTACCCTCTAGGTGGAAGGGTGAAAGGCAATGCTGCCATCGATTGCAGCGATGATGGCGCGCTTTATTTGGAGGCGAAAGCTCACTTCGAGTTGTCTGAAGTCCTGTCAAACCCTGACATCAATCAGCTCCAGAAATTCCTTCCATTCTCTCCATACagagtcattcccaacattgagGAACAAGTCATTTTAGGGGTCCAATTTACTTTCTTCAACTGTGGTGGTATCGCGATCGGCATTTGTATCTCTCACAAGATTGCCGACGGTGCATCAGTCTCAGCTTTCCTCGCTGCATGGTCTGAAATTGCCGTAAATGGTGTCGACGGCGAAGCCAACCTCAAGACTCCCTTCTTGAAAGCATCTGAGATATTCCCACCAAAGGACATAAACTTCCAAATGCCATCTGGGGTCATCAGCAGAGAGAAGCTTTTGACCAAGATGTTTCGTTTCGATGGCGAGAGCTTGGGCCGTCTCAGGGCCAGGTTTGGCAGTACTGCCCCTACACGCGTTGAGGCTGTGACTGCCCTCATTTGGAAATCTGCCGTGGAGGCTGCGGGGAAGAGGCCAGACTGGACCAAGAAGTATCCCCCATCATCAGCAGTGACACATGTGGTGAACATCAGAAGCAGGATAAGGCCCCAACCATTGCCTGAGAATGCCTTGGGCAATCTGTGGCAGTCTGTTGTGGCACCACTGATAGACACAAACAAGGGTGTTGAATTGCAGGACTTTGCAGGCAGTCTCAGGAAATCAATAAGGGCAATTGATGGCGAGTATTTGAGCGTGCTTCAAGGCGAGAGGGGATTAGCCAAGGCCTACGAAAGCCTCACGGCGGCACGGAAGTTGGCGGAGTCGTCTGCGGGAAAGATGGAGCTCTACGGATTCAGCAGTTGGGTGAAGTTTCCTTTCTACGAGGTGGATTTCGGCTTGGGAAGGCCCACTTGGGTGTGCACCACCGGTTTACCGATAGGAAATATGGTGTTTTTAATGGGAACGAGGTGCGGGGACGGGATCGAAGCTTGGATCACATTGCACGAGAACGACATGATCGAGTTCGAGCGCAACGATGAGTTGCTACAGTTCATTTCGCTGAGCCTGTGA
- the LOC104430915 gene encoding uncharacterized protein LOC104430915 has protein sequence MSISKASDPKPPPVIGKMGPYTVFVTPTPTPEPAGPVLDSRVEVAPPPVRPPPHRFGNAVASRPLVDRGSVLAFFKNAASKLQNAQSSLDNHMARWLGLDQSRYQWALDNYYDNQRSEKEGKKNKMSNKLQGV, from the exons ATGTCCATCAGCAAGGCCTCCGACCCTAAACCTCCTCCAGTGATCGGCAAGATGGGCCCTTACACAGTTTTCGTCACCCCGACGCCGACCCCGGAGCCTGCCGGGCCGGTTCTTGACTCGCGGGTGGAGGTCGCCCCTCCTCCGGTtcggccgcctccccaccgGTTCGGCAACGCCGTCGCTTCTCGGCCTTTGGTTGACCGCGGGTCTGTTCTGGCATTCTTCAAGAACGCGGCCTCTAAGTTGCAAAATG CTCAATCAAGCTTGGATAACCACATGGCCCGTTGGCTTGGGTTGGACCAGTCGAGGTATCAGTGGGCGTTGGATAATTATTACGATAACCAAAGATCA GAAAAGGAaggtaagaaaaataaaatgtcaaaCAAGTTGCAGGGTGTCTAA